The Streptomyces xanthii genome has a segment encoding these proteins:
- a CDS encoding (2Fe-2S)-binding protein yields MIGDPLLCLCARVPESEVVAAVRAGATDVTSVGDATDAGTGCGDCLVDIEDLLAERASAA; encoded by the coding sequence GTGATCGGGGACCCGCTGCTCTGCCTGTGCGCCCGAGTCCCCGAGTCGGAGGTGGTGGCCGCGGTCAGGGCCGGGGCCACCGACGTGACATCGGTCGGCGACGCCACGGACGCGGGCACGGGTTGCGGCGACTGTCTTGTCGACATCGAGGACCTCCTGGCCGAACGAGCCTCCGCGGCATGA